A window of the Microbacterium sp. LWH13-1.2 genome harbors these coding sequences:
- the mpaA1 gene encoding MpaA1 family daptide-type RiPP, translating into MTESAGPQLQFQELEAMDAPSWDSFYKGVLGALVLIGIGAAAAT; encoded by the coding sequence ATGACCGAAAGTGCCGGACCACAGCTTCAGTTCCAGGAGCTGGAGGCGATGGATGCCCCCAGTTGGGACAGCTTCTACAAGGGCGTACTCGGCGCGTTGGTGCTGATCGGCATCGGCGCGGCTGCAGCGACGTGA
- the mpaA2 gene encoding MpaA2 family daptide-type RiPP: protein MRSATPTLEFQELESMEALDDALDFTRGFAVGVIIGIFALT, encoded by the coding sequence ATGCGATCAGCAACACCGACGCTCGAGTTCCAAGAACTCGAGTCCATGGAAGCGCTCGATGACGCCCTCGATTTCACGCGTGGATTCGCTGTGGGAGTGATCATCGGCATCTTCGCCCTGACATAG
- the mpaA3 gene encoding MpaA3 family daptide-type RiPP — translation MQTDSLEFLELEQIDAPLEWWEHASYIIAIIGSAAAIAT, via the coding sequence ATGCAGACGGATTCGCTCGAGTTCCTCGAACTCGAACAGATCGATGCCCCACTCGAGTGGTGGGAGCACGCGAGCTACATCATCGCCATCATCGGCAGTGCGGCAGCGATCGCAACCTGA